The region GACGAAAGTCGTCGCCAGCGGGGCCTGCCCCGTTCGACGTCCTAAAAACCGAGCTAGCTACGTGGTCAGCGCAGCTTGTGCGAGGATTCCGAAACGTCTAGATGGGAAGATCGTCACACTTTGACACTAGCTTGAGATAAAGAGATTCTTTTTCGTTGACGTACGAGTTGACGGAAGTTGTTTGCCTTGTCTATTCGTCAACGTCAGAACAGCCAGTACAACCGGGCATCGGTTGAGATAAAGAGTGTTGCTAGCTGGATTGCCATTTCCCAAACGTAGGGGAAGGAATGGCCGAAGATTCCCGAAGAAAAACGCTTTATGAGCGTACAGATTGGTGGCGCAAGAGGACCATCTCAGCGGTCGCGCACGAGTAAGCAGTCAAGGGTGCAAAATGTCCGTGGGAGAGTGCTCTCCGGCAATACCGCACTACGGATTGCCGAAGACAGTGCAGCGCAAGGCGGGCCGTGCTGCGCGGACTGTGTCGGTAGGGAGAGGCTGGGAGGTCGCCTGAATCGACTCAGGATGGTCGACCTCCGTACGTACCGACGCGCTTACTTGCGTCCCTTTTTCATCATGGCCGTATCTTCCGGTTGCATACCGGAGGCCTGCATGTTTTCGCGTTTGATGGCTTCGTAGACTTCCTGGCGATGAACCGGGATGTCTTGAGGGGCAGCAATCCCCAGACGAACTTTGTCTCCACGAATATCCACAATCGTGATGACAATGTTGTCGCCGATCATGATGCTTTCGTCACGGTGCCTCGAGAGTACCAGCATCTCTGGCTCCTTCCTACTTTTATTTCAATCAAGGTATAGGGCATATGGTGCTTGTTCGATTCCGTCCAGCCCCGAATGACCGCAGTGATGCAGTCGCTCGCCAGCAATGATAGCAGTGCATTGCTATGACTCGACGTGTTGAGTATCGGACACCTAGAGAGCAGGAATCAGTTTTCGATTCACGGATACTGTTCTGACGGCAAGTCCGGATGTTCAAGCACTGCGACGAAGTGGGATTGTTTCAGTCGCAATGACATGCCGCAGCGGCTGTTCGTCGGTCGTTATGACCTGACGGCCTACCTGCAAAGAAAGATTGATTAAGAGCGGAGCCCGCAGATTTACGGTCACCAGGCTCGATTCGCGGCTAACGATCACCAGGACGAAAGTTTCCATACCGGCGTCGATCTTCAGCGAATTGGCCTGTTCTGGGCTGATTCGGACCTTATAGGAAGGGATGTATCGTCGCGGACTGACGACCGCAAACGCTAAGCCAGGGTCTTCCATCGACTGAAGCCAGCCGACCGATTCGTTGGATTCATCTGCCAAAATCGCCCACTTAGTGTGCGTATCGAATCCAATCAAGCCACCTGCGAAGGTGATGATTTCATCTTGGCGAATGTCGAGCTTACCGAATCGGGTAGTTTGAACTTCCATGGCCCCTGGCGTCCTTGCAAGGTCTTGGCGACGAACTAGTTACGGACGCGAAGAAAACGCCCTATTCTCTTTATCGGTTCTTCATTCGGAGGAATCCACACAATCGTCAAAGTCAGACTAAATAAAGTCTAACAACGTCAACTGGTACAGCTGGCCGGCCGTTTGAAGCGACGCTTGAAATGATGCCTGTTTAGCGGTCATCTCGGTGATGGCCTGTACGATATCGACATCGATTTCCAACGAAAGATTGGTCTTTAGTTCCAAGATTTCGTCTTCGCCGCGTGCTTTGAGAACGTCAACATGTTGATCCCGGGCACCCAGTTCGCCTCGAGTAAAACTAAGCCGCTGGATGTCTTCTTCGATCAGTCCTGCGATACGGGAAACCTCTTGGACGTTTTTCGTGTCGATGGCGTCTTTCAAACGAAGCAGCGAGTTGAAGATGCCTTTGGTTTCGAGTGGGTTCGTGTTTCGACCTTGGAGAACTTCCGCGGAACCTCCGGCGGTTGTGCCAACGGTTCCTGCCGCATGAATAATCCCCGTTCCGGAATTCGTCAGGTCGTTTGTGAAATTGAGCTTGGCGTCGAAATCGCCTTGCTGGTCGATAGCAGCGATCACCTGATTGGCAGTGGTAACGCCGGCTTCAATCTGAACTGTCAGTGTTTTGGTGGCCGGATTAAAAGCCGCACTGGGAACACCACCTGAAAGCGAATCCTCGAACACAACTTGAACGTCGTTCATGCGTGTTCCAGGATATTTCGCAACCACTGAGAACGCGGAGTTCAAGTGATTCGGTGAGGCAAACGAAATATCGGCAGTTGCGGCGGCCGAGTCTGCGACCGGGGTTCCACCGTTGGTCGATGCCATGACGCCGGTTTGCGTAATGAGCCCGGTGCCGGCGTTCGTTACATCGTCGCTGGAATGCAACTCGGCATTGAATGTTCCTTCCGCTTTGATGGCGGCGATTACCGTGTTCGCGGAGGTCAGCGTCGGATCGACATCGATCGTTAGCTTCTGCGTGGCCGCGTCATACGAAACCAAGGCCTCATTGCCATTGGCGGCATTGTTGACTATTTCAATCTGGACGTTGTTGTAACTGGTGCCTGGATGATTTGCGGTTAGCTTAAAAGCGTTATTGACATCGTCTGGGGCGGTAAACTTGACGACTGCAGTCGCTGGTTGAGCATCTGGTGAATCAGATACGGTCGCCTCGGTCTGCCCAGCCGGGATAAGCCCCAGATCGGTTCCTGCCTGGCTCAACACTCCCTGAGAAACAGTGAGACGGCCGAAGCCAGGCGGATTGTCGTCGATCAGTTCGATTCCATTGCCGAACTCGGCAAGTCGGGCCGTCACATTATTGGGACTGTCGAGGTTCTTGGGATGATTGTTAATCTGATTCAGCACGTCACCAATGGTCTTAGCGCTCGCCAAATCGATTTCTAGTTCGACACCGTCGTTTCGGGTAATGGTCAGATCGGTTCCGTCGGTACCGTTGACCCCTTTGCCAAAATTCAAATCGGAAAGCAACGTTCCAGACGTGAAGCTTCGTAAACCTAACTGAGTGGCCGTTTCGCCGCCGTTTTCTCCGATTGAGAAATTGCCACCGCTGACGTTGGAGCGAACATTGATACCATTGCCATTGGCGTTGATTTCAGCAACGAGCCCCGCTCCACTACCGTTGAAGACATTCAGCAGGTCTTCAACGGTCTCGACATCTTCGAACGTAAGAGTCGTGATTTCGTCGCCGTTTTGAATTTGAATGCCAGAGTTCTTGTCGAACGTTGTTCCTGACCCGCCTGTCGTTTCGCCGATGACACTGGTGCTGACCGTTCCACTGGCAGTCAGAAAGTCAGCGGTAGTGTCTTTCGGATCGATCTCGGCAGTAAACTCGCTTGAAAACTTCGCGTTATTATTGAGGGCACGAATCAGATCGTTCGCAGTCGTTGTTCCGCTGGCAACTTGCACGAAATAGGTGTCGACTTCCCCGCCCGTGTTGCCTGTGTTGCCGATGGTTCCTGCACTGGCGATGTTGACTGAAGCGGTCAAGTTGAATGCTTCGCCGTTGCCATTATCGCTTGTCACCGAAAACGTGCCATCTGCGGCGATGGCATTCATAATCGACTGAACAGTCGTTTCGTTCGTGTCGTCAATTTGTATGGTCAGACGGCGTGTTGTGCCATCGTCGGTATACGTTGCCGTCGCCGCGTCGCCGAGATCACTCGAGGCGTCGATGACGATCTCGACATCGTTGAACAGATCACCAGCCTGATTGGCAATCAGTGTTAAGTCGTTGCCGCCACCAACCAATGGCAACGAAGCACGAGCTTTGACAGCTTGGGTGGTGACATAAGCCGTCGATATTTGCCCGTCGTTCGCTGTCGTGACGGCCGAAGTTGGATTGAACCCTTCGCCGGTGGAAGTCGCTTTGCCGACAGCGAAGCGACCATCTGTCGCGAATGCATTCATTAACGACTGGAGCGACGTCTCATCACTGTCGTCAATTTGAACGGTGATCGTCGGAACGCCATCAACGAGAGTCGTGGGACCAATAACGGCGGTGTCTCCGATGTCGCTCGATGCATCGAAAACGATTTGAGCACCATCGAGACTGCCGTCGGTGGAGTTGGCTGTGAGCAGAAGATCGTTATCCGCTCCGTCAAGATTGAGCGTCACTTGAGGACGCAAGAGGTCTTCGCCTTTGGTGACAATTTCATTGCCACGAGCGATCCCCGTGCCGGCCTTCAATAAGTTGTCGTCGACAAGTTGAATCTTGGTCCCGTTGAGCGACTCGCCATTTGCATTTGCTTTGATCAGGATGTCGTTGTTCGAGCCGGGGTACTCCAGAATCGTTTTGGACTTCGTTCCAAGAAGGTTCTCAACTTTCGTCGTTAACGTCACTCGCGGATTGAGATCGGCACCGACGATAGGATTGGTCAGATTGCCTTCTGTTTTCAGAATCCCAAGCTGAGCAGCAACTCGGCTTCCACCCACTTCGCGAATCGTTAGATTGCCACCACCGGCGTCGTCAATGTCGACGATCAAACCGTTATCGCTAATTCTCGCGGTGACGGTACGACCTGCCGGTGGGTTCGCTTCAATTAATTTCGCGACATCAGCAAGCGTGTTCGCTTTGGTGATGTCAATCGTTACCGGCGGGGAAAGTCCGTCCGAAATCTGGAAGCTTCCTTTCTGGATCCCCTTCCCTCCCCTGAGGTCGGCCAGCTTTGTCGAGCCACTAACGATCGGATTTAAGTCACTCAACCCTTGAACTTGTTGACTGATCGCTCCAAACGCGTCATGCCCATTGACGGTCGTGTCGAACAGCAAGTCGATATCGGCGAAACTTTGCAGTCCGGTCGTGTTGCCTTGGTATTGGATTAAACCATTTTCAAGTGACTGAAACGGTGTTGTTGTGGTGTTCGATCCTGAGAATAGATATCGGCCACGGAACTGCTGGTTCGATAAGTCCAGCAATTGTTGGATGGCTCGTTCAACTTGTTCTCCGGCGGCGGCAAGTTCTGTGTCGGAAAATGTTGTATCCGCTAAACGAACGGCCAAACCTTTGACGTCATTTAAAGTCGTCTGGACGTTTGCCAACGCTACATCGGTGGCTGAAAGATACGATTGACTGGTAATCAGGTTCGTTTGGATCTGTGATTTCTGTTCCAGCAGCGACTGAAGAGTCACGCCACGAATTGCGGCCGGCGCGTCATCACTTAACGAAAGGACACGACGACCGGTGCTCAATTGCGTTTGCAGACGCAACAAGTCGAGCTGGTCGGACGACATCTGATTGGTCAAACGCTGCGACAGTAAGTAGTCGCTTGTTCGACCTGCTGGTACCGGGATGATTCGTGTCATGGATTGTATTCCGTTGTCGCGAGGTGGAACTTTCGCTTCCTATTAAGGACTCGCGACAAAAGGCCTTCCTTACAGGTTGACCAAAATTTCTAATAGCTCGTCGAGTGTGGCAATCATTCGTGACGAGGCTTGAAATTGTCTTTGATAGGTAATCATGCGTACTGCCTCCTCATCGAGGTTCACGCCACTGACGCCTAGTTTTTGGCCTTCTAACGTGTCTTTAAACACGCGAAAGCCTTCGGTGATTCCCTTGGTGACCGCGGAAGTTTGCGCGACTCCACCCACGAGATCTTTATAAAACGTCGCGACCGAAGTCCCGCCGAAAGAATCGAGAGCTCGGTCCGAGAACGAGGCCAAAGCCAACGCGTTTTCGGTGTCCTTGCCAATCCCTGATTTACTAGCGGCGAATTTGGAAGGATCTTTGCTCACCATCTCGTTCACGCCCATATCAAGCGCCGACGAACCTGTGAAGAATGTGCCTACCCCAAGTGCTGCCAATACGCCGCTGGTATCATCGGCGAACGCAAATTCGACGTTCGGTTCATCGGCTTCGATCTGAAGTTGACCTTCCAGGGTGATCGTCGCCGATAGTCCATCGATTGCATCGAGCGAAGCTCTCAAGTCTTCAAGCGACGTGTCTTCGTTGGTACCGTTCAGTTCGATAAAGATGTCGTGCGTTTCCGATACGCCCGTCTGTCGATTTAACATCTTTACTTGGAACGATCCATTTTCAGGAGTGAACGGCAGTCCAACTTGGTCAAGGGCATCTGTCAGTTGATCCGCACTGACAAAGTGTTCCGCTTCAACCGATTCATAACCGGTTAGACCCTGCCCGCTGCTAAAAACCTTGTTGAATTCAAACGCGAACGACTTTGCGAAATCGTCCAGCTGCGTTAGAAAGTCGCCAAGGATATGATCCCGCGAGTTAACGAGACCAGCTAGTTTGCCAGTGTCTGATTGAATAGGAGACTCAAAATCGGCGATCTTGATTTCCACGAAGTTGATGCCATCGCTGGGAACTTCGTCGGCGTAAACTTGTCGGGCAATGCCATCCGTTACCAGGTACTCGCCCCCAGCGAAGACCGAGACGGCACCATTTTCCTGTTCGACGGCACGAATACCGATCAGCTCGGAAAGCTCTGTTAATTTCCGCTGGCGTTGATCGCGAAGGCCTACGGCGTCGCTTTTGGTTACGCCCCCTTCCATCTCGGTGATCTTCTCATTCAAATCGGCGATGTCCGTTAGCAAGCCATTTATGTCACCTGCGGCATCGCGGATCCGGTCGTTTGTGTCGATTTGAACTTGTTGCACACGCTCGTAGAGACGCTTGATATCCGCAGCGAGTGTTTCGCCACGCAGGATCGTCAGATTACGAACGCCCAGGTCTTCCGGTTGATTTAGAATGTCGTTGATAGACCCGAAGAAGTTGTTGAGCGACGTACTGAGGTCGGTGTCGCTAAGTTCGCCAATCAGTGCGTCAAGCTGCGTGAACGTGTTTTCTTCGGCTTCACCTTTGGCCAGATCGCTACGCGAACCACGGAGGCGTTCTTCCAGGAAGTGGTCGACCTGTTGAACGATCGCCTCGACTTGAACGCCAAGCCCTAGACGCAAGTTGCCCACGGCCTGAGTCGGCGCAGGCGTATAAATCACACGCTGCCGAAGGTAATCGGGCGTGTTGACGTTCGCGATATTATTGCCGGTGACTTGCAACCCAACTTGGGCCGCATTCAGGGCATTGTTCGCTTGTTGTAGAGAGCTAAAGAGAGACATCCTTGTTTACCTCGTTAGGCGAGCCGCGTTAGCACGACCTAAGCATCCTGATCTACCAGGGTCCCACCCTGATTCGAGGCATTCTCCGCTTCATATGTCGGTTTAATCTTTCCGCCAGTCGCAATGATTTGTAGCAATTGCGAAAGATGTAACACGGTTTGTTGGGCTAGCACGAAGTTTGTGAGCGTTTCGTTTTGAATATGCCGCATTGCATCTTTAGCCGTATGTGCTTTCTTTGATAGCTCGCCAGCATTGCTATCCAGGGCTTTCGCCAAGGAGTGCAAACTGTCGGCCGGCAATCCTTTGCCTCTTGCATCGGCGAGTAGCGATTGCCGCGAGTCACGCAGTTGATCAAGACGATCCAGTAGCTCTTGTTCGCTGTTCATCGTTTGCTGCATGGCCTCCAAGTCGTTGGCGACCATTTGCTCTCGCTTTCGCTGCAAGACGGTTAGCAAATCGGCTTGAACGTCGGACAGTTCCTGCAGAAACGTCGCGGTCTCGTTCTCGAGATCGAGAGGCATCGAAACTTCTGCGGTGGAAGGAATTGGGGAAGTCATAGCTACAAAAACCACTGGAAAGGCGTGGGAAGTATTTTGATTTAGAACGAAACATCCAGCTGCGAAACGGCAGCCGAATCGGCGTGGTTGTCTTGAACCTGATTTCGTTGGACGGCGTCGTCTAGCTGGCCGATTGCCGCTTGGGCATCTTCTTCGCTGACGAATGTGGAAAGTTCCGAAGCGTTGTGGCGATTGCCCATGTTGGCAGTAAACAGTTCGTACATCGGTTCCGCGATCTGCTCGGCACTGGCATCCGAGATCTTCTCGACGAGCAACTGATCTAACTGCGACTGGAAAACTTCTTCGGCTCGGCCACCATGAAGGTAGGCTGGCTTGCCGAGCGACTGTCGCATGCTCTTGAGCATCTGACCGAACATCGATTCGCCGACGAACTGGTCGAACTTCTCACGCAACTGTCCTTCTGGAGCAGCAGCGGCGGAAGTCGATGTTAAGGAGCTAACGTTCATGGGAAGTACTTTTCGTTGACTTAGTTGACGTAGATCAGTTCGCCGTAAACTTTGCCTTGGTGATGCAGTGCTTCAACAATGTCGATAATGTCGGTGGCTGGCACTTTCAGCGTAGTCAGTGCATCTTCCAGGTCCTTCAATCGGGTCGCGTACTGCTTTTGCGTGTCAACGGTTACAAACTTGGATGCTTCAGGATTGGCTGTCTCGACTTTGATGCCGTTATGATTGATCACTACCGGGCCAATCTCGACGTCGCTGCCAATTACAATCAGCCCTTGCTGCTTGTTGATTACGACTTTGTTGTTCAGCAGGCTGTCGACAATCGGCGTCTCCATCAGGATAGAGACGAAGAAGACAGGCTCTTCTTTGTATTGCGGTGGAATGGTGACTTCGATGGTCTTTTGATCGAGTGCCCGAGCGATCTGGCCACTGGTGCCACGGCTGATGTTTTGCTCCAGGTTATTGACACCGAAGACGATTTCCTGAGCCATTCGCCAATCTTTATGGCCTTCGTTGATGACCAGGAAAATCTTTCCGTCTGCGGTAACAAACGGATTGCGGATCGTCTGTTCGATACGGCAGCCCTTCTTGGCATAGCCACGCGTAGGGATCTCGGGGTTGGCGATCTCGACAGGACCGCTTGCCAAAGCCCACACCGTCTTGTCGTGAGGGTTAGGACCTTGCAGGGTTGAAATGGCCAGCGTGCCGCCCTTTAAGCTCTTGGCTCCGAGCGAGCTGACTTCGCAGTCAATGAAATCACCTTCTTCGGCACCCTCGGCCGGAATGTTGGCTCGAACGAGCACGAGGGCCATGTTCTTAATGTTCTTCAGCTCTTCGGCCAGGTATTCCCCTTCAGGACCGCTGCCGGCGTTGTTGCCCATGTGCTTCAGCATCAAAGACAGGGCTCGATGGGTCGGTGTCAAATCGGTGTCGCCGGTCCCTTTCAAGCCAACGACCAGACCAACCCCTTGCAGATAGTTGCCTTCCTGGCCTTTCACGCGGACGAAGTCGGAGAGCGGGCGATTGATCTGGAAACGTTGCGAATCGATCGAACTGTATTGCGTTCGCGAGACTTGAGCTTCAGCCCAGGAGGCAAGCGTTGCCAAGATGGCGAACGTTGTCAGGCAGGCAAGTTGTCGAATCGTTTTATTCATGATCATTATGCTTTGTACGGAGGTTCGCCGAGTGATTTAGAACCAGTGGACTTTGTCCCACAGTCGAAGCAACCACCCGCGGCGATAAGCGTCGCGAAC is a window of Bremerella sp. TYQ1 DNA encoding:
- a CDS encoding flagellar basal body P-ring protein FlgI gives rise to the protein MNKTIRQLACLTTFAILATLASWAEAQVSRTQYSSIDSQRFQINRPLSDFVRVKGQEGNYLQGVGLVVGLKGTGDTDLTPTHRALSLMLKHMGNNAGSGPEGEYLAEELKNIKNMALVLVRANIPAEGAEEGDFIDCEVSSLGAKSLKGGTLAISTLQGPNPHDKTVWALASGPVEIANPEIPTRGYAKKGCRIEQTIRNPFVTADGKIFLVINEGHKDWRMAQEIVFGVNNLEQNISRGTSGQIARALDQKTIEVTIPPQYKEEPVFFVSILMETPIVDSLLNNKVVINKQQGLIVIGSDVEIGPVVINHNGIKVETANPEASKFVTVDTQKQYATRLKDLEDALTTLKVPATDIIDIVEALHHQGKVYGELIYVN
- the flgK gene encoding flagellar hook-associated protein FlgK, whose amino-acid sequence is MSLFSSLQQANNALNAAQVGLQVTGNNIANVNTPDYLRQRVIYTPAPTQAVGNLRLGLGVQVEAIVQQVDHFLEERLRGSRSDLAKGEAEENTFTQLDALIGELSDTDLSTSLNNFFGSINDILNQPEDLGVRNLTILRGETLAADIKRLYERVQQVQIDTNDRIRDAAGDINGLLTDIADLNEKITEMEGGVTKSDAVGLRDQRQRKLTELSELIGIRAVEQENGAVSVFAGGEYLVTDGIARQVYADEVPSDGINFVEIKIADFESPIQSDTGKLAGLVNSRDHILGDFLTQLDDFAKSFAFEFNKVFSSGQGLTGYESVEAEHFVSADQLTDALDQVGLPFTPENGSFQVKMLNRQTGVSETHDIFIELNGTNEDTSLEDLRASLDAIDGLSATITLEGQLQIEADEPNVEFAFADDTSGVLAALGVGTFFTGSSALDMGVNEMVSKDPSKFAASKSGIGKDTENALALASFSDRALDSFGGTSVATFYKDLVGGVAQTSAVTKGITEGFRVFKDTLEGQKLGVSGVNLDEEAVRMITYQRQFQASSRMIATLDELLEILVNL
- the flgN gene encoding flagellar export chaperone FlgN; its protein translation is MPLDLENETATFLQELSDVQADLLTVLQRKREQMVANDLEAMQQTMNSEQELLDRLDQLRDSRQSLLADARGKGLPADSLHSLAKALDSNAGELSKKAHTAKDAMRHIQNETLTNFVLAQQTVLHLSQLLQIIATGGKIKPTYEAENASNQGGTLVDQDA
- the csrA gene encoding carbon storage regulator CsrA — protein: MLVLSRHRDESIMIGDNIVITIVDIRGDKVRLGIAAPQDIPVHRQEVYEAIKRENMQASGMQPEDTAMMKKGRK
- the fliW gene encoding flagellar assembly protein FliW is translated as MEVQTTRFGKLDIRQDEIITFAGGLIGFDTHTKWAILADESNESVGWLQSMEDPGLAFAVVSPRRYIPSYKVRISPEQANSLKIDAGMETFVLVIVSRESSLVTVNLRAPLLINLSLQVGRQVITTDEQPLRHVIATETIPLRRSA
- the flgL gene encoding flagellar hook-associated protein FlgL, producing MTRIIPVPAGRTSDYLLSQRLTNQMSSDQLDLLRLQTQLSTGRRVLSLSDDAPAAIRGVTLQSLLEQKSQIQTNLITSQSYLSATDVALANVQTTLNDVKGLAVRLADTTFSDTELAAAGEQVERAIQQLLDLSNQQFRGRYLFSGSNTTTTPFQSLENGLIQYQGNTTGLQSFADIDLLFDTTVNGHDAFGAISQQVQGLSDLNPIVSGSTKLADLRGGKGIQKGSFQISDGLSPPVTIDITKANTLADVAKLIEANPPAGRTVTARISDNGLIVDIDDAGGGNLTIREVGGSRVAAQLGILKTEGNLTNPIVGADLNPRVTLTTKVENLLGTKSKTILEYPGSNNDILIKANANGESLNGTKIQLVDDNLLKAGTGIARGNEIVTKGEDLLRPQVTLNLDGADNDLLLTANSTDGSLDGAQIVFDASSDIGDTAVIGPTTLVDGVPTITVQIDDSDETSLQSLMNAFATDGRFAVGKATSTGEGFNPTSAVTTANDGQISTAYVTTQAVKARASLPLVGGGNDLTLIANQAGDLFNDVEIVIDASSDLGDAATATYTDDGTTRRLTIQIDDTNETTVQSIMNAIAADGTFSVTSDNGNGEAFNLTASVNIASAGTIGNTGNTGGEVDTYFVQVASGTTTANDLIRALNNNAKFSSEFTAEIDPKDTTADFLTASGTVSTSVIGETTGGSGTTFDKNSGIQIQNGDEITTLTFEDVETVEDLLNVFNGSGAGLVAEINANGNGINVRSNVSGGNFSIGENGGETATQLGLRSFTSGTLLSDLNFGKGVNGTDGTDLTITRNDGVELEIDLASAKTIGDVLNQINNHPKNLDSPNNVTARLAEFGNGIELIDDNPPGFGRLTVSQGVLSQAGTDLGLIPAGQTEATVSDSPDAQPATAVVKFTAPDDVNNAFKLTANHPGTSYNNVQIEIVNNAANGNEALVSYDAATQKLTIDVDPTLTSANTVIAAIKAEGTFNAELHSSDDVTNAGTGLITQTGVMASTNGGTPVADSAAATADISFASPNHLNSAFSVVAKYPGTRMNDVQVVFEDSLSGGVPSAAFNPATKTLTVQIEAGVTTANQVIAAIDQQGDFDAKLNFTNDLTNSGTGIIHAAGTVGTTAGGSAEVLQGRNTNPLETKGIFNSLLRLKDAIDTKNVQEVSRIAGLIEEDIQRLSFTRGELGARDQHVDVLKARGEDEILELKTNLSLEIDVDIVQAITEMTAKQASFQASLQTAGQLYQLTLLDFI
- a CDS encoding rod-binding protein, producing the protein MNVSSLTSTSAAAAPEGQLREKFDQFVGESMFGQMLKSMRQSLGKPAYLHGGRAEEVFQSQLDQLLVEKISDASAEQIAEPMYELFTANMGNRHNASELSTFVSEEDAQAAIGQLDDAVQRNQVQDNHADSAAVSQLDVSF